In the Moraxella osloensis genome, one interval contains:
- the cas6f gene encoding type I-F CRISPR-associated endoribonuclease Cas6/Csy4 — MKYYQELTLIADDMPFFELWSKIFTQVHIALADVKNSHGIDTIGVNFPNYQYTEKQGKTFATLGHKLRIFAPSEQALQTLNLDKWLARLIDYVHIKRIQPAPELHGHVVVRRYRYKNFDKKVAEFANFKGISDQEALAHCLAHKRAIKHYPFITLKSQTTQNDYKLSIWQEVAKDEKSGSLNTYGMNNQSDAVTVPHW; from the coding sequence ATGAAGTACTATCAAGAACTCACGCTAATCGCTGATGATATGCCTTTTTTTGAACTATGGAGTAAGATTTTCACCCAAGTCCACATCGCACTTGCCGATGTCAAAAACAGTCACGGTATTGACACCATTGGGGTCAATTTTCCCAATTATCAATATACCGAAAAACAGGGGAAAACCTTCGCCACTTTAGGCCACAAATTACGCATTTTTGCCCCAAGTGAGCAGGCGTTGCAAACGCTAAATTTGGATAAATGGCTAGCGCGTTTGATAGATTATGTACATATCAAACGTATCCAGCCTGCACCCGAATTGCATGGGCATGTAGTGGTGAGACGTTACCGCTACAAGAATTTTGACAAAAAAGTGGCGGAGTTTGCCAACTTTAAGGGCATCAGTGATCAAGAAGCGTTGGCGCATTGTCTTGCCCATAAGCGTGCTATCAAACACTACCCTTTTATCACCCTAAAAAGTCAAACCACCCAAAATGACTATAAACTGTCAATTTGGCAAGAAGTGGCGAAGGATGAAAAAAGTGGCAGCTTGAATACCTATGGGATGAATAATCAATCAGATGCGGTAACCGTTCCCCACTGGTAA